A window of Candidatus Bathyarchaeota archaeon genomic DNA:
CGTTCTCGGGGCACAAGATGCTGGCTCCAACAGGCATCGGTGTCCTCTACGGAAAAAAAGCCGTTCTCCAAAAACTGTCCCCGTTCCAAGGCGGAGGCGAAATGATAAAAGAAGTCTCCTACAGCCAAGAACGCTGTACTGTAACTTGGAATGAGTTGCCCTACAAGTTTGAGGCAGGCACCCCAAACATCGCGGGTGCTGTGGGTTTAGGAGCAGCTGTTAGGTACCTCTCGGAATTAGGCATGGACAACGTGTTTGCCCACGAAAAAGAGTTAACCGAATACGCCTACAAACGCCTCAGAGACTGCAGCAACATCACCCTCTACGGCCCAAGCGATCTGTCCAGAAAATGCGGCATCGTCCCCTTCGGCCTCAAAGGCTTCTCATCTCACGAGGCAGCCGCGCTGTTTAACGAGTACGGAATCGCCATCCGCAGCGGCTACCACTGCGCCCAACCGTTGCATCAACTTTTCAAGCTGGAGTCCTCTGCTCGGGCAAGCTTCTACATCTACAACACGCCCGCTGAAGTGGACCGCTTCGTAGAGATTTTGCGGGGGCTTGAGGGGTAATATGTCAACTGTCGCTGACTATGTGTCTCGTATCGAGGGCACTTGCGGCGCAGAAAGCGATCTGATTGTTAACTTCAAGTATGAAAAAAAAGACGAAGCCATAGCCAACATACTTAAGAAAGCCACGCTTAAAAACAACCTTGCAGGCATCATCTTCGAGTTAACTTACGAAAACCGCTCTTTTCGTCTCTACACAAGCGGCAAAGCCATCTTTCGAGGGTTCCTAAGTAAACCCGAACTCATGGACTTCCTAGCTAAACTTTTACTCTGATCTGTTTTTACACAAGCATTTTTAGCCAACATAAAGAGTAATCATAAACCACAGGTAAAGTTTAACTTGCGAAAAGTCGGTGTCTTGAGGGGACCAAACCTAAACCCATATGAAGGGCAATATTTTGAGAAACTACCTCAATTTGGCTATCAACCCATAGGCATAACGACACGCGACAAAGTAAAACAACTCTCAGACATCAGCTTCCCATTGAGGGCGGGTCACAATCTTCGGTCACTTACAAAGGGCAAACTAAAACCCTTGTTCTCCCTAGTCGGCAAAGCAACAAAGTACAATTTTGAATCCTGGAACCTCCGAGTAGTCGGCTTAAACAAAATAGCCAAAGACCTCGACATCATCCACTCAGCAGACATATGGTACCCCTTCACGTACCAAGCAGTAAAAACAGGCAAACCAACCGTGGCAACACAGTGGGAAAACCTCCCCTTTAACGTCAAGGGAAAACCTTACCTAAAAATCCAAGAATACAACCGCAAACACGTAACCCACTTCATAGCCATAACAGAAAAAGCCAAAGAAGCCCTAACCATAGAAGGCGTCAACCCAGACAAAATTTCGGTGATCCCCGCAGGTCTAGACTGCCAAAGATTCAAACCAACAACCAAAGCAGCACCCGGCAGGTTTAATGTTTCAGAGGATAAAACCAAAATCCTCTTTGTGGGACGCCTGACCCCCGAAAAAGGCATATTCGACTTACTCCACGCGTTCTCAATAGTACTAAAAAATCATGCAAATGTTGAGTTGCTAATCGCGGGAACTGGAACAATAAAAATGCAAACAGAAATCCACAACCTATCTGAAAAACTGAAAATACAAGGCCACCTCCGATTCCTCGGCAGCGTCAAGTATTCAGAAATGCCTCAGGTCCACAACTTAGCTGACATCTTCTGTTTGCCAAGTGTCGAAACAGATTTCTGGGCGGAACAATTCGGCTACTCAATAGTTGAAGCCATGGCAACCGAAAAACCCGTAATCTCCACCTTTACAGGCTCCATCCCCGAAATCGTCAAGAACCGCGTTACAGGCATATTGGTTGAACAAAAAAACCCCCCAGCACTTGCTTCGGCTTTAGATGAGCTTTTGCTTGACAAAAAAGAGCGGGAACGCATGGGACGCAATGGACGCGTCTGGGTTTTGGAGGCTTTTGAAGCAAACAAGGTTGCCAAGCAACTGGCAACAGTCTACGAGCGCATTGTTTAGTTGGAGAGTTGCAGTTTTCTTTTGTACTGGAACCTCTGCTGACGTTTAGCCAAGATGCCTCTGAGGTCGCGTATGCTGGGGCTCCATGTGCCAACAAGAAACGCAAGTCTCTTCGAAGCGTCAGAACGCAAGACAAGGGGGAAGCCTCCTTTTCTGTTACGGCCAATAAAGCAAGCTATGACTGATGGAAACTCGAACCTAACAAGACGCTTCAGGATGTCTTTGGTTTGGTAGTTGAGTAAGAAAAATCGGATGGCGCTTTTCCTGAAAATGAACGCTTTTTTGGAACCCATCTTCGCGGTGTCAACGCCGCAATGGTGAATCAGCGTTGGCTTGGGAGTGTAGATTATCTTGTAGCCTCGGAGTCTTGCACGGACACACCAATCGCTGTCCTCACAGTAAATAGGAGAATACCCCTCATCTAATAACCCGATTTCTCTAATGACCTTCGCCTTAATCAGCAACACTGCACCAGTAACATAATCCACAAATTCAACCCTATCAAACTGCCCCCCGTCAACCTCGCGTTCACCACGATGGGAAGCCCCTCGAAGCGTTATAACGCCACCGGCATGCTGAATTCGCCCATCCCCAAAAAGAAGCTTGCAGCCAGCAACGCCGATCTGGGGGTCAGATTCCAATACGGTTGTGAGTTTTTCGAGCCATTGGCTGTCAGTGATTTCTATGTCATTGTTCAACAGTAAAACCTGTTCGGCGCCGTTTGCAAGGGCAACTCGGATACCCTGATTGTTCGCTGCTGAGAACCCTTTGTTGGAGTTGTTTTTTATTAGTTGGATTTGTGGGAAGTCTTTTTGCAGCATCTCGACTGAGCCGTCGGTGCTTCCGTTATCCACTAGGATGACTCTGCAATTGTCGCTTTTGGTGTTGGCAAAGAAGGTTAACAAGCATTTATGCAGGATGGCTTTGCCATTCCAGTTGATGATGACCACGTAGGTAAGCGGATAAACCAACAGGTGACTCCTCAACAGTTGAGTATAGCTTTTGTCTATTTATAAAAAACCTTTGAGTCAAAAATCAACCAGTACCATCTCCAAAGAGCTGAATTGAAACATGGATTTCGAATATAGATTCAGTCTTCTGAAGATTAATAATTAAAAATCATCAACCTTGGTATTGCCCCCCAAAATGGAAAGGAATGTAATTGGTTACTTTAACTGGACTAATAAAAACATTAACTGTCACCTCTAAACCACTTGATTGTTTACCCTACCCTGACAGGAAAAAAATTCAATTCAGAAGAGGTCCTACACTGGAACTTACATTTCCACAGTTTAGGAATGCCCGAGATAATATTAGTTTACTGAAAAGATATGGAATCAGACAAGTGACTTATGATCTATTCGAGGCGGATTTCGGCGACTTCAAGATGACAGCAAATCTAAAAATAGTATGCAGAATGTGCCAGCTTGCAGATTTCTTTGAAAAGAATAATTATCAGATTACTAAGGTCGATGAAGATATTTTCCGAATAAAAAAGGGTAAACTCGAACTAGAAGGCACCTTTAGAATGTTGGAGATATTCAAAGAGTTGAATTCAGGTGCGTACGAAGCAGACTTTAATGATAGGGTTGTCCTTGATATTGGTGGTTTTCAGGGCGAATCAGCCGTCTACTTTGGCATGGTAGGAGCAAAAAAAGTTATCGTTTATGAACCCGTCCATGAATATTGCCGATTAATCGAAAAGAACGCTAGCTCTAACCATGTTAACGCTGAAATTCATTGCTCTGGAATTGGTAATGAAAACACTATCACGGCGCTTAGCATTTTCGACCCAGTTTATGAAGGTAGCGATCAACCTAGAAAAGAAATTGTCAAAATCACGAACATCACAGACATAATAAATCAGAGCAAAGCCGATATTGCAAAAATCGACTGCGAAGGAGCCGAAATATGTCTTACCACAGTTCCAAGTGAGGTCCTGAGAAAAATCCCCCAGTACATTATTGAGCTGCATGGCCTGCAAGTTCGAAAAGCGGTTACTTCGAAATTTCTAGAAGCAGGATTTAAAATTACAAAGTCAAAAGGGGGCTCTATTTCAACAGTTCATTTTCAACAAGGTATAGACAAAGAAAATAAGTTATAGGCACCGCTAAACCAGTTTTTCTCTCCAAACTTGCGGCGCTTTCTTTGTTATCTCAAGCGGCAACCTATAGGTTGGTTCTTGAGGACCGACCTCTTTTGCCCACTTAACCATGATTTCAATGCCCTTTTTCAAGTTCGTCGTTGTCTTGTAGTTGAGTAGCTTTTGTGATTTCTCACTAGTACAATACGCGTATTTCACTTCGCCGGGTCTTGCATCCTGATAAATAGGCTTAAGCTTGCTGTTCATGGCTTTTAAGACAACTTGGCAAGCGTCGTTTATTGAGGTAACCTCGTCGCTGCCAACATTAATTGTCTCGCCGTTAGCTTTACTTTCTAAGCCTGCATTAGCGATGGCAGGTGCCACGTCGCCGATGTAAGAGAAAGCCCGTTCTTGTTTACCGTCACCGAAAATGTAGGGTTCTTTGTTCTTCATAATTCGGTTTATCCAAATTCCCAATACGTTTCTGAAGGGGTCAGCGATGTTTTGTCTTGGGCCATAAACGTTGTGGGGCCGTATAATTACAAAATCAAAATCATACGTGTGAGCAAATATTTTGAGCATGTTTTCACAGTAAGCTTTGCCGCATCCATATGGGTCTTCGGGCATAGGCAACATTTCTTCACTGAAAGGTGGTTGCTGGCTCCCATAGACTGCCATTGAAGAGGTGAAAACGAATTTTTGGACGTTGTTGTTGACCGCAGCAACTAAGAGGTTATTCATAGGTGTTAAGTTTATGTCGTTGATTTCGATGGGTGAAAATATTGATTGCCCTTCTGCTGCGTAGGCAGCTAAATGGAAAACTATGTCGAATTTTTCTTCACTAAAAATTGTGTCGACTTTTTGGCGGTCACGAAGGTCTGCTTTGATGAATTTACTTTTCTTGTTAACGTTTGATTCGTAGCCTCCGCTTAGATCGTCAACCGTTACGACTTTGTGACCTCTTTCAATAAGTTCATCAACGAGCCATGAGCCGATAAAGCCTGCTCCGCCTGTGACAAGGACTTTTTTGGATTTCACCAAACTTATCAACCTTTAATTTCTTTTACGTGAACAGGCTAATAATATTACCTCTTACCCTTTTTTCAGTATGTTATTGGCGGCTTCTTAGGCGTCTTTTAACCTTAGCCTTATTTCTGCTTATCCAGCTGAAAACAGGAATAAGCGGGCCCTTTAGCCACTGTGGCAGAGCATCTTTGAGGTCACGATGCAACCCCAAACGTATAGCAACTCTACCTTTCGAAGTTAATGGCACATA
This region includes:
- a CDS encoding glycosyltransferase family 4 protein; amino-acid sequence: MRKVGVLRGPNLNPYEGQYFEKLPQFGYQPIGITTRDKVKQLSDISFPLRAGHNLRSLTKGKLKPLFSLVGKATKYNFESWNLRVVGLNKIAKDLDIIHSADIWYPFTYQAVKTGKPTVATQWENLPFNVKGKPYLKIQEYNRKHVTHFIAITEKAKEALTIEGVNPDKISVIPAGLDCQRFKPTTKAAPGRFNVSEDKTKILFVGRLTPEKGIFDLLHAFSIVLKNHANVELLIAGTGTIKMQTEIHNLSEKLKIQGHLRFLGSVKYSEMPQVHNLADIFCLPSVETDFWAEQFGYSIVEAMATEKPVISTFTGSIPEIVKNRVTGILVEQKNPPALASALDELLLDKKERERMGRNGRVWVLEAFEANKVAKQLATVYERIV
- a CDS encoding glycosyltransferase family 2 protein produces the protein MVYPLTYVVIINWNGKAILHKCLLTFFANTKSDNCRVILVDNGSTDGSVEMLQKDFPQIQLIKNNSNKGFSAANNQGIRVALANGAEQVLLLNNDIEITDSQWLEKLTTVLESDPQIGVAGCKLLFGDGRIQHAGGVITLRGASHRGEREVDGGQFDRVEFVDYVTGAVLLIKAKVIREIGLLDEGYSPIYCEDSDWCVRARLRGYKIIYTPKPTLIHHCGVDTAKMGSKKAFIFRKSAIRFFLLNYQTKDILKRLVRFEFPSVIACFIGRNRKGGFPLVLRSDASKRLAFLVGTWSPSIRDLRGILAKRQQRFQYKRKLQLSN
- a CDS encoding FkbM family methyltransferase, whose amino-acid sequence is MVTLTGLIKTLTVTSKPLDCLPYPDRKKIQFRRGPTLELTFPQFRNARDNISLLKRYGIRQVTYDLFEADFGDFKMTANLKIVCRMCQLADFFEKNNYQITKVDEDIFRIKKGKLELEGTFRMLEIFKELNSGAYEADFNDRVVLDIGGFQGESAVYFGMVGAKKVIVYEPVHEYCRLIEKNASSNHVNAEIHCSGIGNENTITALSIFDPVYEGSDQPRKEIVKITNITDIINQSKADIAKIDCEGAEICLTTVPSEVLRKIPQYIIELHGLQVRKAVTSKFLEAGFKITKSKGGSISTVHFQQGIDKENKL
- a CDS encoding NAD-dependent epimerase/dehydratase family protein encodes the protein MKSKKVLVTGGAGFIGSWLVDELIERGHKVVTVDDLSGGYESNVNKKSKFIKADLRDRQKVDTIFSEEKFDIVFHLAAYAAEGQSIFSPIEINDINLTPMNNLLVAAVNNNVQKFVFTSSMAVYGSQQPPFSEEMLPMPEDPYGCGKAYCENMLKIFAHTYDFDFVIIRPHNVYGPRQNIADPFRNVLGIWINRIMKNKEPYIFGDGKQERAFSYIGDVAPAIANAGLESKANGETINVGSDEVTSINDACQVVLKAMNSKLKPIYQDARPGEVKYAYCTSEKSQKLLNYKTTTNLKKGIEIMVKWAKEVGPQEPTYRLPLEITKKAPQVWREKLV